A stretch of the Polyangiaceae bacterium genome encodes the following:
- the argF gene encoding ornithine carbamoyltransferase produces MSSLRHFQTLSNLGPEGLVKVLDASDRFKAERGTAAKPLAGKSVALVFEKSSTRTRISLEVAVAELGGHPVVVTAQGSQIGRGEPIRDTARVLSRMVHAITLRTFGEDRLVEMMKYSSVPVLNALTDQSHPMQLLADLMTARSVRGTLKGLKYAWLGDGNNMANSWIEAAGLLGLELVLACPEGYDPSAEELARAKERGARVSVVREPRAAMEGADVVSTDVFASMGQESEQQKRLEAFRGFMLDRELLSRASKDVVVLHCLPAHRGEEIEEAVLEGPRSFVWDEAEARLHTSKAVLVWAMGLDG; encoded by the coding sequence ATGTCCAGCCTCCGCCATTTCCAGACGCTCTCCAACCTCGGCCCCGAAGGCCTGGTCAAAGTGCTCGACGCCTCGGACCGCTTCAAGGCCGAGCGCGGCACTGCCGCAAAGCCGCTGGCGGGCAAGTCGGTGGCCTTGGTGTTCGAGAAGTCGTCGACCCGCACGCGCATCTCGCTCGAGGTCGCCGTCGCCGAGCTCGGCGGGCACCCCGTCGTGGTGACCGCGCAAGGCTCGCAGATCGGCCGGGGCGAGCCGATCCGCGACACGGCGCGCGTGCTCTCGCGCATGGTGCACGCCATCACGTTGCGCACCTTCGGCGAGGACCGCTTGGTCGAGATGATGAAGTACAGCTCGGTGCCGGTCTTGAACGCGCTCACCGATCAGAGTCACCCCATGCAGCTGTTGGCCGACCTGATGACCGCGCGGAGCGTACGCGGCACGCTGAAGGGCCTCAAGTACGCCTGGCTCGGCGACGGCAACAACATGGCCAACTCGTGGATCGAGGCGGCGGGCCTCTTGGGTCTGGAGCTCGTGTTGGCTTGTCCGGAGGGCTACGATCCCAGCGCCGAGGAGCTCGCGCGGGCCAAGGAGCGCGGCGCACGCGTGAGCGTGGTGCGGGAGCCGCGCGCCGCCATGGAAGGCGCCGACGTGGTCAGCACCGACGTGTTCGCCAGCATGGGCCAGGAGAGCGAGCAGCAGAAGCGGCTGGAGGCCTTCCGCGGCTTCATGCTCGACCGCGAGCTCCTGTCGCGGGCGTCGAAGGACGTAGTAGTGCTGCACTGCCTGCCCGCGCACCGCGGCGAGGAGATCGAGGAGGCGGTGCTGGAAGGGCCGAGGAGCTTCGTCTGGGACGAGGCCGAGGCGCGCCTGCACACCTCGAAGGCCGTCCTGGTCTGGGCGATGGGCCTCGATGGGTGA